In the genome of Streptomyces lydicus, the window GGCGATGCTGCGGGGTTCGCCGAAGCCGAACAAGGTCCCTGACGGGAACGTGGTTTCCTGCCCCGAGGAGTAACCGACCAGGTGGATGGTGCCGCCCTCGGCGAGGGAACTCCAGGCCTGGGCCACCAGTGGTCCGCCGACCGTGTCCAGGACGAGGTCGAACCGGTCCCCGGTCTCGGCCAAGTCGGTCAGGACCTTGTCGGCGCCGAGTTCACGGAGTCCGGCGGCCCGCTCCGGCGAACCGACGAGCGCCGTCACCCGGGCGCCCGCCAGCGCCGCCAGCTGGACGGCGAAGTGCCCCACGCCCCCGCTGGCGCCGGTGATCAGAACGTTGCGCGCCAGCAGGGAACGCTTGCGCAGCACCCGGAATGGGGTGACTCCGGCGATCCCCAGCGCGGCGGCGTCGGCCAGGTCCACGCCCTCGGGGACGGTGCCGAGCGAGGCGGGGCTGACTGCCACCCGTTCCGCCCACGCGTGGGGAGCCATTCCCACTGCGACGCGCGTACCTTCGGGCGGCCCCGAGCCGTCGGATGCGGCGCGCACCACGACGCCGGCCGCGTCGTGACCGTGCACAGCGCCGGCTGGCCACTGGTCCACGTAATTCAGCTCTCCGAAGTTGAGACCGATGTGCCGTATCTCCACCAACGTCTCACCGGCGGACGGTACGGGCTCATCGACATCGGCGAACCGGACGGGTCCGGCCTCACTGTGATCGACCACAAGGGCGCGCATAAGGGGTGTGTTTCCTTCTCTCGTGGGTGCGCCTGAACACTCGGCGCTGCAGCAGATCGAGTGCGCAAATGCCGCACTGCCGTCTTCTTGAAACCCTACGCAGGACCGGGGCAGCGACCAGACCCGTGAGAATCAATCAGTTGACGATCTGTGTCAGTGAGGTGAAGGCGCCGCTCCGCGCGGGCAACCGCGCGTTCGGCCAGCGCCTCCAGCAGCGACGGAACGTCAATGACCGCGATGGGGACGGTAGGAGATCGCCGAGGGCGAACGACCCTACGCCGCCGTGCTCGCGCCGGCGGGACGGAGGGAACTCACCACGGAAGAGGTGCGCCAACTCGGCACTCTGCGGGGAGCTTCCGCCCGTCTGCGCAGCCGTCTCGGCCACCGCAAGCGCCGTGGCGTGCCGTACAGTTCACACCTTCACAAGCCAGGGACCGCTGAAGTGCCGAGGGGGAACACCATGCGCCCGTACAGCCGAAACGCTGCATTATTCTTCGTTGCCCTGACCGTCACCGGAGCCGCGGCCGGCTGCTCATCGGCTTCCGGCGACGCCTCCAAGAAGCCTTCGGCGTCTTCCACCGCTCCCGGGCCGGAGAAATCTGCAGACGCACCCAAGGGGCCGGCCAGGCCTCCCGCCCTCTCCATCGGGAAAACCCGTACCTACACCGCAATTGACAATTCCGGCAACGCTACAACGATGTCTGTCACCTTCCACGCCGCGAAATACGTCACCCCATCGGAAATCGGCGAAGCGAAAACCAAGGGCCGATACGCCGTCATCACCGTCGAAGTGACGGATACAGGCCACAAGGACGGCACCTTCACCCCGTACCGGAATATGAAGTGGAAGGACAAGGCCACGACAGAGCAAGAGGTGTCGACACTGATATCAACCGGCACCCAGGACGTCGGCACCACATAACATCCCGGCCAGGGGGTGACCGGAGATATCGTCCTCGACGTGCCACGGAAGGGCGGCAGCGTCACCTACTACGACACACGGGGAACTGCCTCACTCCTCTTCGAGATGCCGTCCCGATAGACCTCTCGGAGGCATCACATACGCCCGCAGGGCGGCGGACGTCGCCGAGCCGGTGACCGTGCATGCCTGGCGGCGATCGGCTTCGTGGCCACCTCGGGGTGCATCTGGCGGCAGCAGTCGCCGGTGTTCGGGCCCGGTTACCTGGCGCAGCCCGCCACAGTGACTTACCGTCACCGAGGGCCTGCGCTCGGCGGCTCGGTAACCACCGAAGGGGGATTCGCCATGGGGTCTGGCGTGGTCGTCATAGTCGCTGTGCCATTGCTCTTCTTCCTCGCCCTCATGACGCTGTTGTGCGTCAAGGTCGGCAATAAGACGTCATGGAAGGTGGGCTGGTTGATGGCCGCAGGCGGCGCATTCTTCCCCCTTGCCCTCTTCATTGCCTTCCTGGTCCCCTGAAGGTGATTACCTTCAGGGGACCGACTCGGGCTCGAACTCTCCGCACCCGGCGCGGCTGTCCCGTCTCCCGGAACCTTGACCAGCCCGGACCAGCGTTGACTTCGGATGGAACACCACCTACGACTGGTCGGGGTACATCTCCGGCACATGGTCCGCGGTGTGGACGAGGGCCCCGGTACGGTTCTCCTGACCGAGCATCCGATGCAGATGCCGGCCCATCGGGAGCGTGGTGAGTCCGCCGGCGAACTCCAAAGTAGCGCTGCCTTAGGCTGCCGGTCATGAATACCGCGACTCCCGGTGGGACCACCCCCGAGCCCGACCTGCTCGACGCGGGGCAGCTGTCCGGCGATCCGGAGCTGGCGGCCGGGTTCGCCGTGGCGGCGCACCGGATTCTGGCGGAGCTGGTGCGCGGCGGCGCCGCGCTCGGCTGGACCGATCCGCCACCGGCGGACGAGGTGGCGGAGCTCGTCGAGCGGGTGCTGCGCGCCGCGCGGGCCGGGGACGGGGCGCTGCGGGCGGCGTACGCCGGACGGCGGCTGGTCGGGCTGGGGTACTGGCTGCGCTATGCCCGTCCGACCAATCGGCAGCACGCGGATCTGGAGAAGCTTGCGGTGGCGCCCGAGGAGCACGGGCGGGGTGTGGGCCGGTCGCTGACCGCCGCCCTGGTCGGGGACGCCCGGGAAGCCGGGATCGAGGTCCTCACCCTGGACGCGCGGGGCGACAACACCCGGGCGCTGGACCTCTACCGGTCGCTCGGCTTTCGTGAGTACGGCCGCCTCCCCGACTTCGTCGCCATGGGCGGACGTCGCTACGACAAGGTCTTCCACATGCTGGACTTCCGCGGAAGCGGGCAGCCGGAGCGGCCTGGCCAGCCGGAGCGGCCGGGACGGACGGGGCGGCAAGCACCGCACCGGCAGTAGCGGCTTCGTCACGATGAGGCGCGGGGCCGCCCCTTGGGGAACCTCCTGCGCCCCACCCCTTGACAGCTCCCCCGGCCGGGCCTGACGATCCCGGGGTGAACCTGTCAGACAGCCAGACAGCTGGCGAGGCCCCCCGTCGGATCAGCGCCATGGAAGCGGTCCTGCACCATCTGCGCGGCGCCATCGAGCGCGGCGACTACGCAGTCGGGGACAAGCTCCCCTCGGAGGCGGAGCTCTGCCGTCGGCTGGAAGTGAGCAGACCCGTGCTCCGGGAGGCGCTGCGCGCGCTCCAGACCATGGGGCTGACCGTCTCGCGTACCGGCAAGGGCACCTTCGTCGTCTCCGACGGCGCGGTGGCGGACCCCACCTTCGGCGACTACGCGGCGAGCGACCTCCTGGAAGTGCGCCGGCACGTCGAGATCCCGGTGGCCGGTTATGCGGCGCTGCGCCGTACGCCGGAGGACCTCGACCAGCTGAATCGTCTGCTGGAGCGGATGGAGCAGGAGACCGACACCACTGCGTGGGTGGCGATGGACTCCCTCTTCCATCTCGCCGTCGCCCAGGCGGCCCGCAATCCGGTCTTCCGCCGGGTCATCGAGGAGATCCGCGATGCGCTGGCCCGCCAGTCGGCCTTCCTCAACGAGCTCGGCGGGCGGCGCGAGCAGTCGAACCGCGAGCACCGGGCGATCGTCGAGGCACTTGTCGACAGCAGCGAGCACGACGCGGTGGAAGCCATGGCACACCACCTCGCACGCGTCGAGACGACGCTGACCACCATCGTGCGGCCAGCGCACCGTGCGGGCCCCTCCACGGACAGCGTGGCCGGACCCGGCAGCCCCGGCGGCACGAGCAGCGCAAGCAATACCGGCGACATCGGCAACACCGGCAAGACCAGCGACATCAACACCACCGACAGCAGCATCACCACCAATACCACGGGAAGCACCGAGAACTGATCATGAGTCAGAGCAGCACCACCCTGCCGCCGCACCGCACCGCGGGTGCACCTCCCGTGGTCCGCGAACCGGCCCATGTGCCCGTCGCCCATGTGGTGCGCGGCGGGCTCGTCGAGGGCGTCCACCACGGCTCGGTCGTGGTGCTGGCGGCCGACGGGAGCGTGGAATTCCAGGCGGGCGACATCGAGGCCGCGTTCTACCCGCGCTCGGCGCTCAAGCCGCTCCAGGCGGTCGGCCTGCTGCGCGCGGGGCTGCCGCCGCTCGACGACGAGGCGCTGGCCCTGGTCGCGGCCAGCCACTCCGGCGAGGAACCGCATCTGGCCACCGCCCGGCGCATCCTCGCCGTCGCCGGGCTGGCCGAGGACCAGCTGCGCAACGTCCCCGACCTGCCGTACGACCCCGCCGTACGGGACGAGTGGATCGGCCGCGGCCTCGGGCCCACCCGGCTCGCGCAGAACTGCTCGGGCAAGCACGCGGCCATGCTGCTGACCGCCCGGACCCGGGGCTGGCGGCTGGACGACTACCTCGACCCGGGGCATCCGCTGCAGCAGGAGCTCGCCGCGGCCGTGGCGGACCTCACCGGCCAGGGCATCGCCCGCGTCACCGTCGACGGCTGCGGCGCCCCGCTGTTCGCCGTGTCCCTGCACGGTCTGACCCGGGCCGCGGCCCGGCTGGCGACGGCCGCCCCCGGCACCGGCGAGGGCAGGGTCGCCCACGCCATGCGCGAGTACCCGACGATGGTCTCCGGCAGCGGCCGGGACGTGGCCCGCCTGGTGCGGGCGGTGCCCGGCCTGCTGGCCAAGGACGGCTTCGAGGGAGTGCAGATCGCGGCGCTGCCGGACGGGCGGGCGGTCGGCGTGAAGATAGCCGACGGCGCCGACCGCGCCCGGATGCCGGTGACGGCGGCGGCCCTGGCGCACTGCGGAATCGACCCCGGCGTCCTCGCCCCCTTCGCCGCCACCCCCGTCATCGGCGGTGGCGCACCGGTCGGCACGCTGCGGGCGACGGACGCGCTGACCCCACACGGCGCCTGACGCTGCGGTACTCCCTCTCCTGGGCCCCTCCCCTCCCCCACTCCCCAAAGGACCACCTGCACCATGACTGCCGCCCGCCACCGCCGCGAACACGATCTGCTCGGCGACCGCGAGATACCCGCCGACGCGTACTGGGGCGTGCACACCCTGCGCGCCGTGGAGAACTTCCCCATCACCGGTACGCCGATCTCCACCTACCCGCACCTGATCAATGCGCTCGCCGCCGTCAAGGAGGCCGCGGCCCGCGCCAACGAGGATCTGGGGCTGCTCGATGCCGAGCGGGCCGACGCGATCGCCGCCGCCTGCCGGGAGATCCGGGGCGGCGGGCAGCTGCACGACCAGTTCGTCGTCGATGTCATCCAGGGCGGTGCCGGTACGTCGACGAACATGAACGCCAACGAGGTGATCGCCAACCGGGCGCTGGAGATCCTGGGCCACGACAAGGGCGACTACGGACGGCTGCACCCCAACGAGCACGTCAACCTGAGCCAGTCGACGAACGACGTCTACCCGACGGCCGTCAATGTCGCCACGATCATCGCCGTGCGGGAACTGCTCGAGGCGATGACCGTGCTGCGCGAGGCCTTCGCGGCCAAGGCCGAGGAGTTCCGCGACGTCCTCAAGATGGGGCGTACCCAGCTCCAGGACGCGGTGCCGATGACCCTGGGCCAGGAGTTCTCGGCGTACGCGGTGATGCTGGAGGAGGACCAGAGCCGGCTGGCGGAGGCGGTCCTGCTCATCCACGAGATCAACCTCGGCGCCACGGCCATCGGCACCGGCCTCAACGCGCCCCGGGGGTACGCCGAAGCGGCCCGCCAGCACCTGGCCGCCCTCACCGGCCTGCCCCTGGTCACCGCGGCCAACCTCGTCGAGGCCACCCAGGACTGCGGGGCTTTCGTCCATCTGTCGGGTGTCCTCAAGCGCGTCGCCGTCAAGCTCTCCAAGAGCTGCAACGATCTGCGGCTGCTCTCATCGGGGCCGCGGGCGGGCCTGGCGGAGATCAACCTGCCGCCGGTACAGGCCGGTTCGAGCATCATGCCCGGCAAGGTCAACCCGGTGATCCCCGAGGTCGTCAACCAGGTCGCCTTCGAGGTCATCGGCAACGACGTCACCATCACCATGGCCGCCGAGGCGGGCCAGCTCCAGCTCAACGCCTTCGAGCCGGTGATCCTGCACTCCCTCTCGGAGAGCATCACCCACCTGGGGGCCGCCTGCCGCACCCTCGCCGAACGCTGCGTCGCGGGCATCACCGCCAACACCGAGACGCTGCGCGCGAGCGTGGAGAACTCCATCGGGCTGGTCACCGCGCTCAACCCGCACATCGGCTACACCGCGGCCACCGCGATCGCCAAGGAAGCGCTCGCCACCGGGCGCGGCGTCGCCGAACTGGTCCTGGAACAGGGGCTGCTCCCGGCCGACCGGCTCGCCGCCCTGCTGCGCCCGGAGGAGATCGCCGGCACGGGCAGGGAGACGGCCGGCGTCTGACGCCTCGCCGGACCGCGGCAGCCGCGGGACCGGGTCCCGTACGGGCCGGGCGGGCACCTCCACGGAGGGGTGCCCGCCCGGCCCGCCGTCTTGGGCGGCTGCGGTGCGCGCCGGCCGGTCAGCCGACCGGCTCCGGCATCGGGACGACGTCGTAGGCGAGCGCGATGACGTTCCCGGTGGCCGGGTCGGCGAGTGCGACGCGCCAGCGGGCCGCGAACTGGTCGACGCCCTCCCGCATCGGGATGGTGCCTGGCCGGAACCGCCGTGGTCACCATTGTGGGCGTGCTGCTGGGGCGGGATCCGGCGCACGATGAGGACGAGGAGTTCACCCGCCCGGCGAAGGGTGCCGGGCGGTCGCCGGGGAGGATGGTCCGGGAGGCACCCGGCCGCTGAGGCGGGCCGCCCCGCACCGGGTTCCGAAGAGTTCCGCAGATTTCCGACGACACCGACCGGCGTGAGACCGACTCGCACGAGAGAAGAGAGATCCGTATGCGCATCGCGCTGTGCCAGATGACGGCATCGACCGATCCGAAGGAAAACCTCGTGGACGTCCAGGACCAGGTCCGCAGCGCGGCGCGCGCACAGGCCCGGCTGGTGGTCCTGCCCGAGGCGGCCATGGTGCGGTTCGGGACGCCGCTCGCGGCGGTGGCCGAGCCGCTGGACGGGCCGTGGGCCGAGGGGGTGCGGGCGGTTGCCCGGGAGACGGGGGTGACGGTGGTGGCGGGCATGTTCACCCCCGCGCCCGACGGGCGGGTGGCCAACACCCTGCTGGCCACCGGACCCGGGGTCGAGGAGTCCTACGACAAGATCCATCTGTATGACGCGTTCGGCTTCCGGGAGTCCGACACGGTCGCCCCGGGCCACCGGGTGGTGACCATCGACGTCGACGACGTCCGGGTGGGCCTGGCGACGTGCTACGACCTGCGGTTCCCCGAGCTGTTCCGGGCGCATGCGGACGCCGGGGCGACGCTGTCGCTGCTGCCCGCATCCTGGGCCGCGGGGCCGGGCAAGCGCGCGCAGTGGGACCTGCTGGTGCGGGCGCGCGCCCTGGACGCGACCGTCTGGATGGCGGCCGTGGACCAGGCCGCCCCGGATCCGCAGGCCGACCCCGAGGCACCCGCCGAGGCCCCGAACGGCGTCGGGCACACCGCGCTGATCGGCCCCGACGGCACCGTCCGCGCCCAGCTGGGCAGCATGCCCGACCTGCTGATCGGGGACGTGGATCCCGAGGAGGCCAGGCGGGTGCGGCGGGCCGTGGCGGTGCTGGACAACCGGAAGCTGTAGAGCCCGGCCGCCCGGGTCAGGCGGCCAGGAGGATGCGCCGGGTCGCCTTGATGTGGCTGTCGATGGCCGCACAGGCGGCCGCGGCGTCCCCGGCCACCAAGGCGTCGAGGATCTGCCGGTGCTCGGCAAGCACCTCGTCCTGGCGGTTGCCCGAGCGGTAGAGGGCCAGGACGCCGGCCCGGATCTGGCGGCTGCGCAGGGCGTCGTACTGGCGGCTCATCAACGTGTTGCCGACGGCGGCGACAAGAGTGGCGTGAAAGCGGTGGTCGGCGTCGATGAACTCCTTGGTGGTCGCCTCGCCCCGCAGGGTGTCCTGGTGGGCCAGGATGTCCGCCATCTCGTCGACGGGCGCGGTCCCTTCGTCCGTCGTACGCTGCGCGGCAAAGCGCTCGATCAGGCCGCGCATCTCCATCAGCTCCCTGATCTCGCGGCCGGACAGCGGGGCGATATGCGCGCCGCGCTTGGGCACCAGCCGCACCAGGTCCTCGGCGGCGAGCAGCAGCAGGGCCTCGCGGATCGGAGTACGGGAGACCCCGATCCGGTCCGCGATCTCCTGCTCGGACAGGAACCGGTCCTGCATCTCCGGGTCGGTCAGCACGCTGTCCTTGAGATACGCGTAGGCCTTCTCGCGCCCCGACTGCATCGCCCGCTCTCCCCTGCCGCCTGTGGAAATTGCATACAACACGTATGCGCAGGCTACATGGTGCGCGCCCGGCACGACGCGCCGTGTACTCGCCGTTCCTGACGGATCGCCATATGTCCCGTCGGCTCCCCGGGCGCGGCCGCTGCCCGCGCCGCCGGAGCCCGGCCCCGGAGCCCGGCACACCGGCACCGCTCACACGTCGGTCCGGATCACCACCTCCAGGGTGCGCGGGCCGTGCACGCCCTCCACCCGCTCCAGCTCGATGTCGGAGGTGGCCGAGGGCCCGCTGATCAGTGTGGTCGGGCGCTCCGGCCGGAGCTGTGCCACCGCCTCCGGCACACCGGTCCGCACCGACGACAGGTCGACGACGCACACATGCAGATCGGGGACGAGGGTCAGCGCGCGCCGCCCCTGGTCCGCCGCGGCGCCGTCCAGGAAGATCGTGCCGGTCTCGGCACAGCTGACGGCGGAGGCCGTCACCACCCCGTCCAGCACATCGAGCCGGGGCGCCGGAATGTCCGGGGAGTCGGTGCGGACCTCCCCGTCCCACCCGGCCAGCCAGGCCGGATCGAGGCCCGGAGGGACCCCGATCCTCCGCGCGCCGTGCGCCCGCAGCGCCTCGGTGATCACCGTCGCGGTGGTGCCGGCCGTGCAGGTGCGCACCTGCGCCTTGTAGTCGACGAGCCGGTCGACGAAGAGGGCGAGCCGTTCCCCGTCGGGGAGGGCGCGGCCGGTGCGGTAGGCCCGGGGGACGGTCACCTCGGGCCGGTCGGAGCGGGTCAGCGCGTCCTGGACGCGTCGCAGCACCGTCTCCCGTGCGGTCGCGGTCACTGTGCCTCCTGGGAATCGTCGTCGGTGTGCCGTGCGCCGTCCTGTGCCGCCGCCCGCATCGCGGCCGCGCCGTCGGCGGAGGCGAACCAGGAGCGGAAGGACTGCTTCGGCGGGGCCGGGGTGTCGCGGCTGTCGCTCCAGCCCCGGAACGGCGGCGGCAGATGGGAGAACGTGCCGCTTCGCCCCGCCACCACGCGCCCGAGCCCCGCCGCCCGCTGTGCGGCCGTGAACAGCTTGGGCTGCTTCATGACCGTGGCCGCGGCCTTCATCGCCAGCTTCTCCGCAGTCGTTCCGGACTGTTCGGTGTGCTGGTGCCGCAGCTCGACCAGCAGCGACGGGATGTCGATCTTCACCGGGCAGGCGTCGAAGCAGGCTCCGCACAGGCTGGAGGCGTACGGAAGCGAGCTGTTGGGGTCGTCCTTGGCCGCGTGCATACCGGCGAGCTGCGGGGTGAGCACCGCGCCGATCGGGCCGGGGTAGGTCGATCCGTAGGCATGGCCGCCGGTCCGCTCGTACACCGGGCAGACATTGAGGCAGGCCGAGCAGCGGATGCAGTTCAGCGCCTCGCGCCCGATGGTGTCCGCGAGCGCCGCCGTCCGCCCGTTGTCGAGCAGCACGAGGTGGAAGTCCTGCGGGCCGTCGCCCGGCGTCACGCCCGTCCACAGCGAGGTGTACGGGTTCATCCGCTCGCCGGTCGAGGAGCGCGGCAGCAGCTGGAGGAAGACCTCCAGGTCCTGGAAGCGCGGCAGGACCTTCTCGATGCCCATGACGGTGATCAGCGTCTCGGGCAGAGTCAGGCACATCCGGCCGTTGCCCTCGGACTCGACCACCGACAGGGTGCCGGTCTCGGCGATCCCGAAGTTGGCGCCGGAGACGGCCACCTTGGCGGTCATGAACTTCTCGCGCAGATACGCGCGGGCCGCGGCGGCCAGTTCGGCGGGGGTGGCGGCCAGCGCGGGGTCGACACCGGGGATCTGGCGGAGGAAGATCTCCCGGATCTCGTCGCGGTTGCGGTGGATCGCGGGGACCAGGATGTGGGACGGACGGTCGTCGGCGAGCTGCACGATCAGCTCGGCCAGGTCGGTTTCCAGGGCGGTGATGCCCTGGCTCTCCAGATGCTCGTTGAGGCCGATCTCCTGGGTGGCCATCGACTTGACCTTCAGGACCTCGTCGCTGCCGGTCCGCCGGACCAGCCGGGTGACGATCTCGTTGGCCTCGATGCCGTCGCGCGCCCAGTGGACGGTGCCGCCGTGCTCGGTGACCTTCCGCTCCAACTCCTCCAGCAGCTCGGGCAGCCGGTTCATGGTGTCGGTCTTGATCGCCGAGCCGGCGTCGCGCAGCGCCTCCCAGTCGGGCAGTTCCCCGGTGACGTCCAGGCGCTT includes:
- a CDS encoding zinc-binding dehydrogenase, translated to MRALVVDHSEAGPVRFADVDEPVPSAGETLVEIRHIGLNFGELNYVDQWPAGAVHGHDAAGVVVRAASDGSGPPEGTRVAVGMAPHAWAERVAVSPASLGTVPEGVDLADAAALGIAGVTPFRVLRKRSLLARNVLITGASGGVGHFAVQLAALAGARVTALVGSPERAAGLRELGADKVLTDLAETGDRFDLVLDTVGGPLVAQAWSSLAEGGTIHLVGYSSGQETTFPSGTLFGFGEPRSIATYGDMTPTSGELTDLLGLMATGRLSAPVGLRGDWQDVDDAVQALFARKVHGKAVLDVA
- a CDS encoding GNAT family N-acetyltransferase, which translates into the protein MNTATPGGTTPEPDLLDAGQLSGDPELAAGFAVAAHRILAELVRGGAALGWTDPPPADEVAELVERVLRAARAGDGALRAAYAGRRLVGLGYWLRYARPTNRQHADLEKLAVAPEEHGRGVGRSLTAALVGDAREAGIEVLTLDARGDNTRALDLYRSLGFREYGRLPDFVAMGGRRYDKVFHMLDFRGSGQPERPGQPERPGRTGRQAPHRQ
- a CDS encoding asparaginase — translated: MSQSSTTLPPHRTAGAPPVVREPAHVPVAHVVRGGLVEGVHHGSVVVLAADGSVEFQAGDIEAAFYPRSALKPLQAVGLLRAGLPPLDDEALALVAASHSGEEPHLATARRILAVAGLAEDQLRNVPDLPYDPAVRDEWIGRGLGPTRLAQNCSGKHAAMLLTARTRGWRLDDYLDPGHPLQQELAAAVADLTGQGIARVTVDGCGAPLFAVSLHGLTRAAARLATAAPGTGEGRVAHAMREYPTMVSGSGRDVARLVRAVPGLLAKDGFEGVQIAALPDGRAVGVKIADGADRARMPVTAAALAHCGIDPGVLAPFAATPVIGGGAPVGTLRATDALTPHGA
- the aspA gene encoding aspartate ammonia-lyase, encoding MTAARHRREHDLLGDREIPADAYWGVHTLRAVENFPITGTPISTYPHLINALAAVKEAAARANEDLGLLDAERADAIAAACREIRGGGQLHDQFVVDVIQGGAGTSTNMNANEVIANRALEILGHDKGDYGRLHPNEHVNLSQSTNDVYPTAVNVATIIAVRELLEAMTVLREAFAAKAEEFRDVLKMGRTQLQDAVPMTLGQEFSAYAVMLEEDQSRLAEAVLLIHEINLGATAIGTGLNAPRGYAEAARQHLAALTGLPLVTAANLVEATQDCGAFVHLSGVLKRVAVKLSKSCNDLRLLSSGPRAGLAEINLPPVQAGSSIMPGKVNPVIPEVVNQVAFEVIGNDVTITMAAEAGQLQLNAFEPVILHSLSESITHLGAACRTLAERCVAGITANTETLRASVENSIGLVTALNPHIGYTAATAIAKEALATGRGVAELVLEQGLLPADRLAALLRPEEIAGTGRETAGV
- a CDS encoding carbon-nitrogen hydrolase family protein, with amino-acid sequence MRIALCQMTASTDPKENLVDVQDQVRSAARAQARLVVLPEAAMVRFGTPLAAVAEPLDGPWAEGVRAVARETGVTVVAGMFTPAPDGRVANTLLATGPGVEESYDKIHLYDAFGFRESDTVAPGHRVVTIDVDDVRVGLATCYDLRFPELFRAHADAGATLSLLPASWAAGPGKRAQWDLLVRARALDATVWMAAVDQAAPDPQADPEAPAEAPNGVGHTALIGPDGTVRAQLGSMPDLLIGDVDPEEARRVRRAVAVLDNRKL
- a CDS encoding GntR family transcriptional regulator; its protein translation is MQSGREKAYAYLKDSVLTDPEMQDRFLSEQEIADRIGVSRTPIREALLLLAAEDLVRLVPKRGAHIAPLSGREIRELMEMRGLIERFAAQRTTDEGTAPVDEMADILAHQDTLRGEATTKEFIDADHRFHATLVAAVGNTLMSRQYDALRSRQIRAGVLALYRSGNRQDEVLAEHRQILDALVAGDAAAACAAIDSHIKATRRILLAA
- a CDS encoding LutC/YkgG family protein — protein: MTATARETVLRRVQDALTRSDRPEVTVPRAYRTGRALPDGERLALFVDRLVDYKAQVRTCTAGTTATVITEALRAHGARRIGVPPGLDPAWLAGWDGEVRTDSPDIPAPRLDVLDGVVTASAVSCAETGTIFLDGAAADQGRRALTLVPDLHVCVVDLSSVRTGVPEAVAQLRPERPTTLISGPSATSDIELERVEGVHGPRTLEVVIRTDV
- a CDS encoding lactate utilization protein B; the protein is MSTATGPSARGTFLGMPAVPPRSPYGTGHLRGERTFPRAAHDELGNEQLRRNLGKATHSIRAKRLDVTGELPDWEALRDAGSAIKTDTMNRLPELLEELERKVTEHGGTVHWARDGIEANEIVTRLVRRTGSDEVLKVKSMATQEIGLNEHLESQGITALETDLAELIVQLADDRPSHILVPAIHRNRDEIREIFLRQIPGVDPALAATPAELAAAARAYLREKFMTAKVAVSGANFGIAETGTLSVVESEGNGRMCLTLPETLITVMGIEKVLPRFQDLEVFLQLLPRSSTGERMNPYTSLWTGVTPGDGPQDFHLVLLDNGRTAALADTIGREALNCIRCSACLNVCPVYERTGGHAYGSTYPGPIGAVLTPQLAGMHAAKDDPNSSLPYASSLCGACFDACPVKIDIPSLLVELRHQHTEQSGTTAEKLAMKAAATVMKQPKLFTAAQRAAGLGRVVAGRSGTFSHLPPPFRGWSDSRDTPAPPKQSFRSWFASADGAAAMRAAAQDGARHTDDDSQEAQ